The Ziziphus jujuba cultivar Dongzao chromosome 5, ASM3175591v1 genome segment AGAATGGAAGCGCAAGAAACGTCTTTGAACAGCTGAACAAAAAAACACTCCCAAGGGAGCAGGGTAGAGATAGGCAACCAAGCAAAAGAATCGTATACAATTAATCACACCAGAGAACCACCAAATAGATGGTTTTTAAGACACCAAAGATGCAGCTCTCAAGGCAAAGCATTACATTCTTTCTTAGAATTGATTTGATGTGGGCAGGAAACCAACTGCCTTAATGGGAAACTtcggattattatttattttcatttgttcGTTCGGTAAAATCGGGTTGAGTTACTGGGAAAATTACCCACTAAGCTAAAGTTATAGATCACTGCACCTAATCTAGGCTAACCCACCAATCGATGTGAATCATTAAAAGGAAAACTACAGGAATTCTCTCTTATATAGAAGCCTTCTAAAACTTCTAGTTTCTTATTGATGAGCAAAAtcagaaaaagtaaaaagtaattgaaaatataaactaATCCACTTCTTATAACATCTTTATAATGTATTTTAATATCTTCCATAGACTCGCAAGAAAAAACTACTGCCATTTCTATGATCCAAAAACCTATGCAGCACAAGACCCACCTCCAAATCGATTTAGCCAAACCGGAATTGTCCTCTCTATCATTAACatggcaaatatatttaacgTATAGATTGAGATTCAATTGTTGAAAGTACCTGATAGCTTGGCGGCGGCCTCGGTTCACGCTTAGGGCATCGGAGTAGGAGGTCGAGGATTTTGATTCTTCTTCTCCATTCACTCCTCGGATTCAGATAAAACGAGGGAAAGGGTCAACCACGTTACTCGTTTCGCAGAAGACAGGAATATTGCAACgatattttctctttcaaaaaaaaaaaaacaatattttcctttttgacattttaagaaattttaaacaagtaatattaaaaaataataatataaacaaaaaaaataaaacaaacaaacaggtcgatttttttttttttcataagagTTGATTGGCAAatctattataatttattattattattattgcaaaaCACAgagattttcttcttcttctttttttttttttccccaacgtacatatatttaactaaatttgtatattctaaaaattgaaattgatccAATGATATATCTCTCGTATTGTATTCATGTTGGTTAGAATTGTCAATGAATTATTAAAGTATTTAAGATGATCTTTTTGCAACCCATGAGATGAACGTCTATAAGTTATggtaaaaatacatttattgcatgtttataataattttttttttgaatttatgtttataataatggttaaaataaaataataggtaACATGACAAGTTAATGCGAAAAGTaacataaatgtatatattaacAAATGAAATCAACTTTGTACAAAATtgtaacaacaacaataataataattaccgtagagtatattatattacaaaaaaaaatatatattagagtgtactatttaaaaaatttattaaagttaCCTGTACTCTTtgaaaaatggatttaaaaaaaaaaaattacatgtacTCTTAAGTCTTACCGTTATTAGACAcacttattataattattattattattccctCATATAATAGATTACTAAGATATTAATGATATTTGTTAGTATTTTTCTTTAGCTAAGAACGGTTCTTCGTTAACTAATAAAACGCATTGGTAGCAAAAATAACGGAAACatcaacattttttatattttacttttcgcTTCAATCAttgattgcaaaaataaaaacattaaaataatttttatatatttaactttcTATGTTTACTAAATAagcttatatttgatttttatgagTTAGTACATTCTCATTGTTTATGGGGGCAAAGCTCAACTTCAGAGGCCTTGGCTTTAGATAAATgaattgtttttcttctttgccaaaaaaaagaaaaaaagaaaaaaaaaaaaaaaggtgccaaATTTTCTTAATAggataaacaaattttatttattttaatttttttgggtcacaACTGTTTAATTTTGGAGAATTTGGCCCTATACCCCTATTGAAAAGCTCTTAATGAAATCTAGCCTCATCCTCTCAAATTTTTTCGTTTtacccttttaatttttaatattcccAAGTTGcccttttaaaatagaaaagctatttcattttttctttttaacaggGCATGAAGAATAGAGGAATAGAAAGTGAGAGAATGGTGAGGTAGCTACTGGAGAGTTCTTTCAGCTCTGCCACATTCTTCTGGATCTTGGCCTTGGACTCACTGCCTTAGCATTCTATTTGGTTGGCGAGCAGATCTACAACAAAACCCTTGGTCCTTCCTCCTTCTCTTCTTCTGGGtctacttttattttgtttttatcagcTGTTGGGGAACAATTAGATGGGGGTTTGGGATTTTGGCATTGGGGGGATGGGTCAAGGAGATAGGGCGAGTTAACCAGGTGCGAAGGAGTGGATGCTTTGAGATGCAAAGTTTCTTTGTTCATTGTATTATAAGCACCTCAAAACTGAATAGACCACAACTGGATGGTTAGACAACCGTGGAAGTCAATAACATCACAGATATTAATAGCATCATAAAACATCATTTCAAGACCCACCCTTCAGGTATTGCAAtattggaagaagaaaaaggtaattgttaattttcatttgattCATTATAGGTTTTTATGGTCTTTAAAAGTTATCTGAAAAATGTGAAagatatgttatatttttggaGATATAATTTATAGTCCCAATGCCTTATATCAATGTGGAGACGTTGAATGAAAAATGAATGAGGTTTAAGAACAAAGGGCTGTTTGATaggaaatatcatttttattttgtgatctttgtggaaaaagtaaaacatagttttgggaatttttttagagtatcaattttattttatgatctttGTGGAAAAAGTCAAACAtagtttttggaattttttagaGGGGAAGCAATGGTTCTTATATGATCATAATGAGATTGTTGAATCTGGccataatttttctattagctttttaagatcttcaaaattaaaacaaatttaagtTTGAATAAGATTCTAAATTTAGTTTCAACGATTATTTGTTTGTACAAGAATATTGactatgataaatatataaatatatatatatatattgaagaagATATAGTTTTGAGGCAGACTATTATGATTAGTAAgattttcacatatatgtaCTTTCAACAGTTTTCAATCTTAGTTTGACTCTTTTTCATTTCCTCTCTAcctcaaatcttgcttctttAAATATGTCTATGAAACAATTCCAACATCTAAGGCCTATGGCTTTCTGAATCCATTGCCTCAACTCCAAACATGCATCAAGGTACTTGAttgtaaactatatatatattttttaatatgaattatgAATTCTTAGGTAATTTCAATATGTTTTATGATCAACTGGAGATTAACcactacttttttttatctagtTGGAGatgttaattgaaaataatgggATGTTTGTTCTTGAAATGTATCATTGGAAACAGAGGAAGaatgacttttaatttttatgtgaaatttctattttatgcattggtatttttggaaaaataaatggacTTTTTAACAATTGAAAGCAAATGGTTCTAACATTTATGGATAGGATTGCCTAAAGGTGATATATAAATCCATTCTTTCATCTTCTATTTTAATTagtgaaaaagtaaatttacgcccctattttttatttctttcatgcacaaactattatacatatatataaatatatatatatatatattacatgcatTGGTAACAATGGgttataatgtttttttcaaAGGATAACTCATGGGCTTGGTTTATCTTAGGATTGCATTTTTCATCTTGCCAAGACATAATAAGTTATTGTGGAGATTGGTGGCTCAAAAAAGGAGGTATAATATGAAACCAAAAGTATATTTAAATGAACTTTACACAACTTTACTATCAATGAAAgacataaatatttggaatatatttctatttcatttaCCTTTACAGAGTtttttgtaacaccctgtcccaaagtacaacggaaattttccgactttaaccgaggttgaccgttgacccaaggggtcaaaagttgactttttgactcggatgaaattctaggttgactgaggtaccgttatgaagcacacattggcacgagttcgtacactagtagcacgtcgaaaacagagcaacagtttgaaagttatgggcaaaacaagtcgagattcaaactgtccaaaaggtgctgggagttgactttttatggttttataattttgctttgacttttgtatggttgtaaagtgctcatcgatacgagttcatagactagcggcacgcttaaattggacatctagttAAGAAGTTATGGGCATGtgaagtttttcaaataccctgatattttattatatctggcttaagtgaacagtaatgccacgtgtcgacatctgagaggtccacgtgggtgaacagtgtcacccacggtggcttttatttggcaaaacgacGGGGgacgagagagaaagagagagagctagagagagaaacgaccggccaccaccggttggccaccgtccggccaccggagggccacacgcgccaccccactgcctccgcctcctcaattccgaccggccacccaaatctcatgGCCTGGATTgaagcgttttccggcgacggtgatttttcccctccaccaccggccaccgctgATTTGCCCAGTTTCCGGCCACCTCAAGCCACACGCACCTGACCGGTCTCTCACCCATGggaattccggcctacccaccaaatttcacgaccacgggacctccgacgcgccgggatcggagtattttccgacgaggggccgaaaatcttcaaacccagatctttCTATCGatcggcctccgtttgcctcaccgccggtcccgttggaaccctctccccttgatctacaaaacccccaaaaatctcagccatcggccaccgaaCGCGCCGCTGCTGGCGACGGTTGCcgatgaccgcggcggctcgccggagaaATCACTATTCCGATGAGTACCATGTTGCACCACCGGTccttctccactaattccgaccccctgaatccaaatctggtgttctttttctcaaattcatgacggtttgagagaatcgaagagttgaatctcgaaagctttccgacgagattccggccacctcgggttcgatctctgggaagtaagaccggattcgtaatcctcgtcactcaagcttcgattcggtatattattcgtcaattttggttaacgtttgtgtttaccccccgggtaccggatattatttatccgaataaaatattaatttatttgagttgtgtaatattgttgttttaggagcacggatgcattgtggaatcgatcctatggtggatcatggtttaattgcatgctccaggtgagtgacccacctttaaaaatattttgggataattaattatatttatttggtgttaaattgatatctggaattatgctcatgtggtggaaatttaattataattgtgcaaaaatattattttataagtacgtatatgtttattggtgctaaacggaattttggattattaagaaatccccgatttttattatcgtgatttaattgtatttattacacatgagcaaagtattttcattaattaattgtgtttggatttttatattgttttttgggcataattggtttaaatattttaaggaaaatatttgtttaaagtggtgacttcaaatttaataattatgcccgtggaatgttatttgatggattttgtgttttgagaaaattattggtatattgttatcgatggtttcgtactggaaatattaaaggaaaatgtgggatggtgaatttgaaaactgatatattttccacggtgattttttggaaaatcggtacggtaataattaatttaataattggttttagactcactcatacagtattggtgttctggttgtatatgtggattagcgcgcaagttattatgtctcccgtgagttgccatcggaccgagcgcaggcaagtttgatattggccatagccgcccccctccgtggttgggatgacggtttcagcagcgacactgtcgggacgccgaagcgccgtatgcaagtttctctctttaacctccctgccagtcggtgctggggacgctgggtatcagagggcatcattggtatatggtgtggtgcgtcaagtataaatttttcggatagaaatttcaagccccaaagtgttcaaaaattatttattatattttattacattttatttatatttggggtatttatctattatttattaaattaattgattctttggttttcggggaatacgaacagtcgggttttgtgaaaatgttttaaaaagggggacatttccaacggagtgaatagtaagggttttgagagaaattattacattcaaatgtttattattatttatttatttaactgtttggtattgattaattaaatccttttatttgttatattattaatattaaaggtgtacagtagatagggtcactcactgagatgattagcatctcatatttttaaattctgttcccctaggtccaggttgggagacttTGATCattcggggcgagcccaacgtctcagttcgttgccgaaagtccaagaagtatttcttccctttttcctcttcatcttgtattacttctttatctgtcatcgtattaatttcacatttaattgtataatgctctgtatactgtattggacatgtagttattaattatgcactgatttactgttatttttttttggtgctgtaaatttgtggaatcaaattgtagtattgtgggaggaataaggggataaatatagaagtgtgttttcagtgcagaaaatttgtggtaagtccaacccttaggggaggttctgccggattttccattcggtagggtttccctgagatcagggcttgtctagggttccggtgagaaattttggacgggtcctgacattttagTCATGAttcattcaagaaaaaaatgtatatattaaatcataattttagttCTTAGGTTGCTACAAATACATATCGATGGCAGAATGTGATAAtcacatattagaaaattttaatgcctattccatttttctatatattaagCCCCCTCAGACTATCCCACTTGCAAATTTTGATGAtccaattggaaatttctccaataatcatcaagaagattatatattttagagTTAATATTCTTTGCCTTGTGATATTGGATAAAAGTCGgacattatatttcatttgttgctcaaattaatattcatatgttTTCTACATTGaacaacatttaatttttgtggTTAGGTTGAGATACTAGTTTTgtacatttgaaatttgactccTGACAAATTCTGCATAATGGTTGCACCTCAATTGAAGAGTTTTGAAGATCTTCTATCAACTACAGTAAACTCTGTGAGTTGATTATTTGAATTCTACATAGAGCAGGTAATTCACCATAAGAATTCTGATAGCAGTTATATTTCTTGGTGGTAATCTACCTAAAACAAATTTGCGAAAGGAAGGTGTATTtgctatatgataataataagtcCGATATACAGCTGCATTAATGTTGCTATGGTTGTAAGACAAAATTTTTACAACTAAATAACATGAAGAGTGAAAATctcattttctcaaaaaaatttattattatttgaaaaattataatgcaCTGAATTGGTTTTCAACTATTCTCCTCCAATAATGTTAAATGCATATGAAtcattatagaaattttattgtttagttTCAATTCAAAGTTGTGTTATATTCCGAGCTCTATGAATGTCCTTAAAATTTGGCCTCATAAGTTTTACTTTTGACAGTCCAAAACTCAGGAGGTTAAGAAGGAACTCACAGACAAGGACGTTCAGGAGGGTTTTGACATTACTCTTACAAAACATAAGGGGCAGGTGTATTTTCTTTGTCCTTGATGTTACATTTATATAATGAATATTGTGTTCTATTATTTATTGAgagtttgatatattttattagttcaaatcttgtaaaatttcttcccttttttttttttcctttttttaagtaAGTTGTACCATGAAAGTCCAAGGCTTATATGCGTACTATATACAGCTCCAACATATGGTCCATGTAGGACTTTGAAGCCAATTCTTAGTAAggtatgcaaataaaaaaatgtttcacTTTTGCATGACGTTCAATCTCAATGCCACTATCAACTCTTACAATGATTGATGTCTAATGTGATTTGGAGGTGGCCAGAAATATTTGGGATGACATGATGAAAAACCAATTTTATGTGGTAACATCTCATTGTGTGAAGAAACACATGCTTTACTGTATCTGTCTATTTTAGTGTTGATGCCTCATATAGAATGCAGTAACCTCTTTTTAATAACTTTCTTTTATGGTAGGTGATTGACGAGTTTGATCAAAATGTACACTTTGTTGAAATTGATATTGAGGAAAATCCAGAAATAGCATAAGCAGCTGGTATTATGGGTACACCATgtgttcaatttttcaaaacaaggaaaatttgAGGTTGTTTTTCTTCTATACTCCTGGTGCTGGTCCAACTGTCAAATCTGGTTCAAAGGGAAAGCGCCATTGTTTGATACTGAATAAAACCGACCTTAAATTGGTGCATACTACAGAGCATGTTTGCTAGGTATGTTAAACTTGACCATGCATTTCTAGTCATGGATTTATGTTCATATTTAAGATACATATTTTGATTGGTGCGTACGGTTGGACATATGTCAAGATGTAATATGTAAAATGTCCATTTCATATTTCTTAGACAATATGTAGAAGACaagaagttatttttaaatttggtagTTCTTACAAGTTTGTTCTTTTCAAGGGATGGTTACTTCTTATCCTGGATGCTTTATTGAACTGTATACCTTGCCCTTTAAAAGACAAGGTGGCAATGCCAATTAGAGATAGCCCTCAAATAGTCAGACAACCCTTCATAATgaggaaatttaaaatgtttaaaaactttatataatTAAACCTATGATTTTATCCAAGgatttgacttttgttcattttccaGTAAAACATGTcatgtttaattttctgtttgcaatttgatatcttagactgaataaattttttgcaatcaatttatttggtttgaattatgatttttccttattttatttacaactgATTATTTAAAAACTTAGAACCCAGTGGAGTTGGAAAGTTTGAAAAAAGCAAACATTCGAGATGGCGTTATAATGGTGCAATATCTTGTCTGGTTGGATAAGCAGGTAGTTCGTGAAACTTGTGCATCTGTTTATTTCTTGGACAAGTAGTCAATATACCATTTTTGGAGGAAAAGCTTTTTATGAAAAcagaaaaactaataaataaataaaaatatgtctaAGCTTTTAGTGCATATACAAATGCAGGAGATACATGGGGTTTCTGGTTACTTCTTGGAGGGAGACGAAGTGactaagaaaaaacaattgtaagttcattttttgttttttgtttttttgttttttttgtttttttaggttgttatgCAACATCTAACATTTGATAGAAATACTAGTTGAGATGTATTGTGGCCTAAATATTGCCTGAAAGAGGAATGTAAAAGGACATAAACCATATCAGACAACTTGTCAGTACACAGCTTGTGTATATTTCTATGTGTCTGCGTCCAATGCTCTGCTTGTGCAGTTTCAATACACACTAATCAAATAATGATGCAATGATTGCAGGCAAACACTTAAACTGACAGAGGTGACTGCAAGCGATAAGCTAGAGAGTTTTCGTGCAGTAAAAAAGGTACTGTGAACttcaaatgaaaattctatatgataataagtggtaatggttgaaaattctatatgataTCTTTGAACTTCAAAAGAGGTATCTCTGACATTGTCATTTATGTACATGAGTGGTAATGGTTCTTAAGTTGTATTGCATGGGCACAACCTGCTTTTGAAGCAAGCATGGCAAATTTCaccatataaagataaataaagtgttttccaatttcaaatgaactttgacatggatatgcTAATTCCTACTTTTTCAAAAGCTAGCATGACATTCTATGCATAACAAATTCCAATATatcaagagaaataaagggttttccacttttaaaatgAACCTTGACATGGATATGTTAATTCCTACTTTATCAACTACTTTTAAATGTTCTTGTTAAAAAGTGATATAGTTGAAAATGCTATACTGCAGTAAGTgctaatctattttatttttcctttttattatcattattattattatattttttcaagtcTTGCAAAGTAATTTTCTTTGCTTCATTTTGTAGGTCCTCAAGGGTCATATTGCACTTGGGAATGCTCAATTTCCTAATGGAACCaacggtattttattttattttttaaattatatatttcattttaagtgAAATGTATTGACCATATTCTTGTAAGATTGTGTGATAGGAAGGTACATGTTCATTTTCCTACAGGTATTGCCCTAGACATTCTTGCTTAAGTTCCACTATAGAAAAATAGTCTTGATTATCGGCATGGTATAGGCCACGGAATTGGGTCTTACCTTAATGTTCATGAAGGCAAGTGTGTTTTACTACTTTCCTCTATTATTACTgggtatgagctattgcctcaattgttagatttgaacctttatacttctttatggaaactctaggtatttaattattttctttgaaatttgtatgctaaatattgtaactaaccgcaaatattttgtttgatttcatccaggtatcaaatcggtcttcgttatagtggaggtgccccgtatgcttttaatgcggtcactaaagtttggcattacaccaattgtggtgccaattggtgttcgagattttgacattaatggggaactttgggtcaaattaggattgataccaacagagctTTTTGTAGGagttgtaatattctctagattttattcataaaacacttgtacatttttctcttgctaattcaaatttaggttttagtttttctacatgATTCTCATGTCAAGATGAAGTGTAAGGACCcagtttcattattaaattcttcatattgtttgagatgtggaaaagcaagaaataagaaggatgagaatttaaatggatggtaattgagttctcaaatattggttctctagtttgggaccatttgaacttgtttgaatggtatgcattgaaatttagttagttttaaaTTTGAGACTATTCTCAGCTTGAAACCTTCTTCCAATCTCTTTTAAAATGCGGCTTCATTGTAGTATGTCCAAAAGAGAGTagttaggagggaattaattgtgtagttgtggaaaatatttgaataaatggatatgaaagtgtcgaataaatggaaccatcttccatttctcatctacccacatttctcattaactgtcgaataaagtggaaaatattttgcatgttgttgcacttaacacacattaggggacttgtgggggtcaaaaaattgataaaatgtgataaccataggggtttcgctaattaccgatgaaacctacggtaatttttccagcaactacaaattgattaccataggtttcattggtaattaccgaaggccatacggtaatcaaatttttgtgccaatttgagaactttttcagaacttttggggttttttctctctagaatcattgaagaatatatgttttgtatgttgttgcatctaacacacattagggggcttgtgggggccaaaaaattggtaaaatgtgattaccataggagtttcggtaattactgatgaaacctacggtaatttttccagcaaggacaaattgattgccgtaggtttcatcggtaattaccgaaggccctacggtaattaaatttttgtgccaatttaagaattttttcagaacttttgggatttttttctccttaggatcattgaagaaagtatattttgcatattgttgcatttaacacacattaggggacttgtgggggccaaaaaattggtaaaatgtgataaccataggggtttcgctAATTACCAATGTAACCtaaggtaatttttccagcagctacaaattgattatcgtaggtttcatcggtaattaccgaacgtcctacggtaatcaaatttttgtgcctatttgagaactttttcagaacttttgggattttttctctttaggatcattgaagaaagtatattttgcatgttgttgcatttaacacacattaggggacttgtggacgctaaaaaattggtaaaatatgattaccacaggggtttcggtaattaccaatgaaacctacggtaatatttccagcgaggacaaattgattaccgtaggttgcatcggtaattaccgaagaccctacggtaataaatttttttggcaatttgagaactttttttgaactttttgaactttttgaattttttctccttaggatcattgaagaatgtatattttgcatgttgttgcatttaacacacattaggggacttgtggaggcaaaaaaattagtaaaatgttattaccacaggggtttcggtaattaccgatgaaacctacggtaatgttACCaacaaggacaaattgattaccgtaggtttcatcggtaattaccaaaggccctacagtattcaaatttttttgccaatttgataacgttttcagaatttttggtgATTTTATTCACGGCTTCTCCAGCCTCCTTGATgctgatttttcaaaagaaaccttggCGAGCAACGttagaaacttaaaaacacccaTAAATCTTAGTAGAACCGGAACAAAACCACCATTTGCTAAAGACCCAGATTCTTCCgatccaccattcaagtatttctgAAGTAGCAGAGAAGAAATAACCACAAGTGAGAAGGTAAAAGCATTTCGATACTCGTAGAAATAAAGACGGGATTGAAGATGGGCATCGTCGAGCATTAGTGTGAAGATCTGAGCATTGCTTTCTTCGAACTCAAGCTTGTTGTCTTTAGATTTGATCCTCTTTCTAATATCAGTGTTGGTTTTTTATGAGAAAGAGAATTTAGTCCATTATCCTTTTGAAAAGGTTAAACGATATGTACCATCGATtcatgatttatttttgttttgtcctCTTCTTTTTAAATATTCCTAAAGTGCCCTTGAtatcaaattttactttttgccTGTCTTTCTTTCACTTCCTTCGAAGtgcttttcttctcttctccttcctcaCCCTTCCCCAAAAAACCCCAGAGCCGGCTCCTATCTTCTCCTTCCTAGAGTCAgctcttctcttctccttcctcaCACTTCCCCCAAAAAACCCAGAGCCTGCTCCTCTCTCAC includes the following:
- the LOC112491996 gene encoding aminopeptidase P1-like encodes the protein MVQYLVWLDKQEIHGVSGYFLEGDEVTKKKQLQTLKLTEVTASDKLESFRAVKKVLKGHIALGNAQFPNGTNGHGIGSYLNVHEGIKSVFVIVEVPRMLLMRSLKFGITPIVVPIGVRDFDINGELWVKLGLIPTELFVGVVIFSRFYS